The Thalassolituus oleivorans MIL-1 genome includes the window ACGCTGGCGTGAGCTGAGTGAAGAATTTTTCTTAAAGCATGAATGCCACACCCCGTATTTTTTAAAGATCAGTGAAGAATTCCTACTCTTCTTGGCGCAAGAATATTCGCCGAAAGCTGATGATATACCCTACTTAAAGGAATTGGCTCACTATGAGTGGCTGGAATTGGCCGTTGATGTGGCTGAGGTAGAGCAGCCTAGGGATTTTGATCCCAATGCCGATTTAAGCAGCCATGTTCCCGTATTAGCTGCGGCGACCGAGGGGGCGTTTTATCAATACCCTGTGCACAATGCCTCTGCCGCTAATTCCGCGTTACTGCCACAAGCCACTGCACTGATTGTTTATCGAGACCGACATGATACTGTCCGGTTTTTACATACGAATCCGTTTACTCTAGGCTTGTTAGTTATACTTCAAGACGAAGAACTAACCGGTCAAGATGCGGTTATTGCCCTGTTGAATCAGGCTGGTATGGGATTGTCCGATACGGCTTTGCAGGGCGGTTTACAAATATTAGAACAGTGGCAGGAACAGGGTTTACTATTAGGTGCCAGAATAGATTCAAATAGTGACGCTTAATTCGTTTACAATGGAACGCAAATTTTGATTGTCGATCGTGTGGTGAAAAATCAATGAAAGCAAAAAGTGCTTTGTCGGCCCTACCATCGTTATTTGCCTTGGCAATTTGCTCGGTGACGGCACAGGTAGTTGCTCTTGAGGAGAATAACGATCCTTGGGAGGGCTTTAATCGCAAGGTCTTTGCTTTTAATGATGGTTTGGATCGTTACGTTCTGCGCCCAGTAGCCGTTAGTTATAACTATATTACTCCAGAATTTGTCGATAATTCGGTAACCAGTATGTACTCTAATGCTGGTGAAGTCTTAGTTGTTGCAAATGATGTTGCCCAGTTCAAATTGACCCAAGCGTTATCCGATACCGCTCGGTTTATTATCAACTCTACGGTCGGTTTTTTTGGGGTTTTTGATGTGGCAAGTTCTATCGGATTAGAGCGCCATGACGAAGATTTTGGTCAAACCCTTGGTTATTGGGGGGTTGGTTCGGGTCCATATATCGTATTGCCGTTCCTTGGTCCTCGTACGGTTCGAGATGTGGCCGGCAACGCAGTCGATTACTCTTCAAATTTGAGCTATGCCTATTTTGGCAATAATTATGCTCAGGATGCTGCATTACTGGGGTTGAAAATTGTCGATCTGCGCTCCGATTTAATCGCCTCAGAAGGGCTGATTAGTGGCGATAAGTACATCTTTTTCCGCAGCGCTTACCTTCAGCGTCGTGAGTATTTAATCAACGATGGGGTGAGTGAGGAT containing:
- a CDS encoding DNA-binding domain-containing protein, which gives rise to MSSIPFKSIQYQFTRYIRSRGEQPVETEIVGDIEPRRLKIYRDLFFNNVCGFLDSTFPVCAEILGEQRWRELSEEFFLKHECHTPYFLKISEEFLLFLAQEYSPKADDIPYLKELAHYEWLELAVDVAEVEQPRDFDPNADLSSHVPVLAAATEGAFYQYPVHNASAANSALLPQATALIVYRDRHDTVRFLHTNPFTLGLLVILQDEELTGQDAVIALLNQAGMGLSDTALQGGLQILEQWQEQGLLLGARIDSNSDA
- a CDS encoding MlaA family lipoprotein — its product is MKAKSALSALPSLFALAICSVTAQVVALEENNDPWEGFNRKVFAFNDGLDRYVLRPVAVSYNYITPEFVDNSVTSMYSNAGEVLVVANDVAQFKLTQALSDTARFIINSTVGFFGVFDVASSIGLERHDEDFGQTLGYWGVGSGPYIVLPFLGPRTVRDVAGNAVDYSSNLSYAYFGNNYAQDAALLGLKIVDLRSDLIASEGLISGDKYIFFRSAYLQRREYLINDGVSEDAFDDEFDVFGDE